In a single window of the Falco rusticolus isolate bFalRus1 chromosome 13, bFalRus1.pri, whole genome shotgun sequence genome:
- the GMNC gene encoding geminin coiled-coil domain-containing protein 1, translating into MTSPGPLASPNGRARRSRASEAPQHGRCLGRPQAEASSTGRPCPQPDIAGGPGCACPWPAPAGVSKETWAAVRAAEPPHSQGRREARPPGQLCSPQLGAQDAVWQGDQLSSQLYRNKQLQDTLLQKEEELARLHEENNNLRQYLNSALIKCLEEKAKKLLSCHGQKTCAILKSTKRRLKEDHCFVPQETPHASKARRNLFNEFSACEEQASPAVDSWVLQTLGLKDVNTIDETSANYSALSTDLGKDTYCLSSGEVIDYDRSEGAAAAYSCSRVPPASSSNHPCSEDSPFFPQFSSAPCVSSSVPSVSSLPAYGLPYLTGDLSPNKTEVAFTTSLSPHRNVRTHTFHQGQAFVRRDDDGGWRFTWVPKQAE; encoded by the exons AGCACCGGCCGGCCGTGCCCGCAGCCGGACATCGCCGGGGGCCCGGGCTGCGCCTGCCCCtggcccgcccccgccggggtTTCCAAGGAGACTTGGGCCGCCGTCCGCGCCGCGGAGCCGCCGCACAGCCAGGGCCGGCGGGAGGCTCGGCCGCCCG gccagctctgcagcccgCAGCTCGGTGCCCAGGACGCAGTGTGGCAGGGAGACCAGCTGTCCTCCCAGCTCTACAGAAACAAGCAG CTTCAAGATACTTTGcttcagaaggaagaggaaCTTGCTAGgttacatgaagaaaataataaccTCCGACAATACCTGAATTCTGCCCTGATTAAgtgtttagaagaaaaagccaAG aaactgCTATCCTGCCATGGCCAAAAAACCTGTGCTATTCTCAAAAGCACCAAGAGGAGATTAAAAGAGGACCATTGCTTTGTCCCTCAAGAAACTCCTCATGCTTCCAAAGCTAGAAGAAACCTCTTTAATGAATTCAGTGCCTGTGAAGAGcaagccagccctgctgtggaCAGCTGGGTCTTGCAGACTTTAGGATTAAAAGATGTCAACACCATTGATGAAACTTCAGCTAACTACAGTGCCCTATCCACAGACCTTGGAAAAGACACGTACTGCCTGAGCTCTGGTGAAGTAATAGACTATGACCGCagtgaaggagcagcagcagcatataGCTGCAGCCGTGTGCCTCCAGCTAGCAGCAGTAACCATCCATGCAGTGAGGACTCTCCCTTCTTTCCACAGTTTTCTTCAGCACCATGTGTCTCCTCATCAGTGCCAAGtgtttcctccctcccagcctaTGGGTTGCCTTATTTGACTGGTGATTTGTCacccaacaaaacagaagtggCCTTCACAACATCCCTAAGTCCTCACCGAAATGTGAGAACGCACACCTTCCACCAAGGACAGGCCTTTGTGCGCAGGGATGATGATGGAGGGTGGAGATTCACCTGGGTGCCCAAGCAGGCTGAATAA